The genomic stretch CTTTATTTAATAATAGCTGTAATTTTTTTGCCATATCTACCTCTGTTTAATAGGGAATTTTTTATAATTAGCATATTTAGTCACAAACTATTATTATACCATAGGAAGATTAATTGGGAATTAGAAATTTTTTTCTAATAGCAAAGTGCATAATAACCAACAAATTCATTTAGATTTACTGATGAAGATGAGAGTACAAGAATATTTACTACAAAATCAAATGAAACTTCAAATACGTCTTGGCTTAAAACTAACTGAGTGAAACGTTAGAAAATTGTTGAAGAAGAGAAGAAGAGGAAATAAGGAGAAAAATAATAATAATAATTGATAAAAGTCTTAAATAAGAATGATATAGCGTTTTTTACAATTATGACGTACTTTTTTTATTGTCTCTTGCCTTTCAACGACAATCTTTGTAGCTCACCAAAACGGGAATTGCTATAAATTATTTTTAGTAAAAATAAATAAATCGTTATTAAAATATTGTTTGTTATAATGTACAAATAGAATTTATTGTAGAGATAAAGGAATTTTTACCGTAAATTTTGTTCCTTCATTTTCTTTACTTTTAACTTCTATTTTTCCTCCATGTAATTCTACTGCTTTTTTGACAATAGATAAGCCTAAACCGTTACCCTTTATACTTCCTACGTTACTTCCTCTCTCAAATAATGTAAATAATTTTGCTTGATAATCTTTTGGCATTCCAATGCCTTTATCTTCTATTTCTAAAATAAATTCTTTTTCTTCACAAAATAAATTCAATGTAATTCTACCACCATCAGGAGAGTATTTAATAGCATTAGATAGCAAGTTATTGAAAATATGATTAAGAATTTTTTGATCCAAATATACTTGATAATTTTCTTGATTACTGTACAATTCTATGGTGTGATTTTCCGTTAAATTATTGTACTCATCTACCATGATACTGAGATATTCGACAATATTAAATGTCTGAGGATAGAGAGTTATTTTTCCTTCTTCTGCCTTGCTGATTAATAATAAATCTTCAAGGGAATCTGTCATTTTCACTACCGCAGATTTAATGAAATTAAAGTATCTTTCTTTTTTGTCTGGTGCAATACGATCGCCATAATCTCTAATTAATTCAGTATAACCGAGAATATTAGTTAAAGGAGTCCGTAAATCGTGAGAAGCGGTAGCTAAGGCTTGAGTTTTTATCTGATTAATTTTTTTTTCGGCACATAAATCGGCTTCTCTTTGTAAATCTTCTTGATATTTTGCCCATGCCATAGTGATAGTGGTATTAACATCAACTATTTTATAAGGTTTAACTAAGTAACCATAAACAGGAGTTGATTTTGCTTTAACAAGGGTTTCTTTATCCCCATAGGCACTAAGATAAATAATGGGTACTTTATGTTGACTATAAATAATTTGTGCTGTACTAATACCATCCATTTTTCCCTTTAACATAATATCCATTAAGATTAAATCGGGATTGCTTTTATTTACCTTTTCAATGGCTTTTTCTCCTGAGTTAACCACACCACAAACTTGATAACCTAGTTTTTCTAAGTCGAGGGTAAGACTCTCGGCGGCGATTAATTCGTCTTCAACTATTAATATCTTTAGTTGTTTCATGTCGATTATATTAATTTAGGCAATGATAATGAGTAATGGAGAAAAAGAAATGAGTAATTAAAATTCGTTGGTTTTTTATTTTATCCCAGTATTAAAGATGATTATTAAAATTTTAAAAAGTGTCCTCACTAGGGTGATAAGTTAATGCGACAAAAGTAGTCTTAAAGAGAAAAATCCTCTGATGTTATTTTTATCAATATCAAATTATTCCTTTGTAAACTATAGTTGTTAATTTCTCATTCCTAATTTTTAATTATTATTTAAGGTGTAAAACTAATAATAAAACAAGTACCTTGATTATTAGCGTTAACTGTTATTTCTGCATCTAATTGTTGACTTAATAATCTAACTAAGCGTAATCCTAGGGAGTTATTTTTTTCCCAATCTAAATTAGATGGTAATCCGATGCCATTGTCTATTACTTCTAATTTTATCGGTTCTTTATCTTTTGTGGTCAAATTTATTGTGACTTCTCCTTCTCTTTGGGGGAAAGCGTGTTTAAAGGCATTAGTAACTAATTCATTAATTAATAATCCTGCGGGGATAGCCGTTTCAATATTTAAATAACATTCTTGGAGATGGGTAATGGGTTTGATACCCGTATGGTAATGATTATAAGAAAGGAAAAGATTCGACACAAGACGGTTAATATATTCGGCAAAATTGATCTCAGAAAGGTCATCGGATTGATATAATAATTCGTGAATCACTGCCATACTTTGAATTCGATTTTGACTATCTTCAAAAAGGCTTTTGAGTTTTTCGTCTTCAATATAACTAGATTGTAAGTTGAGCAATCCAGAGATAACATAAAGATTGTTTTTGACTCGATGATGAACTTCTTTTAGTAAAATTTCTTTTTCTTGTAAAGATTTAAACAGTTTTTCTTCTGCTAGATGTCTTTCTGTGACATCAGTGGAAATACCATCAATACTTATTGCTCTACCATATTCATCATATACTATGTGCGATCGTTCTCTAATCCAACGAGTATCTCCTGTAGATAGCTGAATTTTATATTCCAATTCCCAATTTTTGCCATATTCGTTTTGTAAAACCCCTAAATGATAATCTTCCATAATCTCTTGCCATGTATCTTCTACTAATTGACGATATTCTGGCACTACCATTTCTAATAAAATACCACGATTGACTAATATATCCACTGGGGAATAACCATATAATATTTGACAAGCTGGATTTATATATCGCAAATTCAAGTCAGGTAGAGACATTGACCAAACTACGTCTTGTAATGAACTAAGAACACTATTTAAACGCCCTTCACTTTTTTGTAACGATTCTTCGGCTTTTTTTCGATCGCTAATATCATTGATTACAGCGATAAAGTAAGATGGATCAACAGATACCCAAACTACAGACATAGTAAGATTAATCCATAAAAATTTACCATTGGCACATCTTAAACGAATTTCTCGTTCAAAAGTAGCATTATTTCCTCCCAATAGACTAGATAAATCGGTGAGAGTAGGAGAAACATCATCGGAATGAATTAAGGAATGAAAATCCATATCAACTAAATTGTCCCGATTATAACCGACTAGCTGACTAAACTTATCATTAACCAAAACTAATTTACCCGGCAGACTAACTTGTAAAATACCGACGGCGGCTTGATGAAAAATACTACGAAAACGTTGCTCACTTAATTTTAATCGTAATTGTGCTAGTCTAACTTCTTCTATATCTTGTCCACAAGCAATGATACCAATTCCACGACCATGATTATCAGTAAAACGGTTAACATTCCATAATATTGTTCTTTCATTACCATCAGCAGTTAAAATTTTGTTTTCTAAGTTACGATAAACTTGTCCTTTTTTTAGGGTAAGGTTAAGTTTTTCTTTAAAAAACTCTCTCTCATGGGGAGGAATAAATAATAAGAAATAGTCTTCTCCTAATACGGAATCTCTGCGCCAACCAAAAACTTTTTCCGCCTCCTCATTCCATTCTACGATACGATATTCTTGATTAAGTACCAGTAAAATAGTACCTGCTGTTTGTACGAATGTTCTTAATTGCGTGGTAGTTTGTTCTAGTTCTTCTGTTCTATCTTTTACTCTGGTTTCCAATTCTTCGTTAAGACTGCGTAACTGGGATTCTGCTTGTTTAGCTAGGGTTATATCTCTAGCCACAGCGTAAATAATCCCTTCATCGTAGGGAAGGCTTTTCCATGCTAACCAGCGATATTGTCCATCATTTGTTAACCAGCGATTTTCAAAGTTAACACTCGGAAAACCATTACTTAATTTTTCTAATTCTTGTTTGGTAATTTCTACATCATCAGGATGTACAAAAGATAGAATATTTTTGTTTACCATCTCAGACGCATTGTAACCTAAAGTAGTAAGAAAACTGGTATTCACCTGTTTAAATGAACCATCTACTCCTGCAATACAAAACATATCAAGAGATAAATTAAAAAAGTAGTCTAATTGTCGTTGCGATTGAGTTCGATCGATGGCGGTAGCTAAAACATTAGCAACAGTTTGTAAAAAATTAATGTCTTCAGAAGAAAATTTGCGAGGATTTTGACTATAAATCCCCATTACACCAAAACAACCTTGTTGACTGGCAATATGAACTGTAGCGCCGCTAATAATACCACTATTATGTAAAATAGGAGAGGGACTAAAGCGAGTTTCTACCAGTAAATCTTCTGTTATTACTGGATGAAGAACTTTTAATGTATATCCGGGCATCCAACGAGGTGACGAGCCAATTTGAGCTAATCCTATCCATTCTTTTGCCCATCCTATTCCCGCTTTTAATACAAAGGAAGCTCGATTTGGTTGTAATTGTAATAAATCGCAATATTCTACTTTAAGAGTTTCACTGACAATCTTAACGGTAGTATTAATTAGAGTATCTAAGTTATTACTAATTAATGCCGTATTCCCTAATGTCGCAATCGCTGTTTGATATTGTGCTACTTGTAGGGCTTTTTGGGCGTATTCTGACTGTTGTATTGCGATCGCAACTTGAGAGGCTAATTTTTGCAGTAATTCTAACTCATCTTCTAGCCAGTGACGAGGTTGAAGGCAATTTTGGGCGGCTAATAACCCCCATAAACCATCATGAAAAATAATTGGTACAACTAGATTCGCCTGTATTTCTATTCCTAATAACAAGTCGAGATGACAAGGAGAAAGATTAGCTTCAAAAACGTTATCGACAGCTTGAATTCTACCGTTTAGATAGGGTTTAATAAAATCTTTAGCAAAACAATGATCTTGTACTACTCGCCCTAAAATAGACGCTACTCCTTCAATAACTGATTCGGCAATAATGACTCCGTCTCCATCAGGATATAATTGATAGACAATGACTCGATCGCAGGCTAAAAAATGTCTAACTTCATTTACCGTACTTTTTAAAATTTCTTCTAAATGTAAAGATTTGCGAATGCGTTGACTTAATTGAGATAATAATTTTTCTTGTTCAACTTGTTTTTTTTCAACTTTAAAAGCAGTTTTTATTCTGTTTAATTCTCGTTGTTGTTGTCTTAAATATTCTTGTTGCCACGGCGGTGTTAATACTTTAATAAGACTGTTAGATGTTATTATACTAAGTCGATTGTAGATTTTAAAATAACAATTATTATCATTATCTTGATAGTCACTACTATAATTGTTAATTAAACAAGAATTAATTACAGAATCAGGGAAATAATGATTAATTAATAGATTCGGATTTTGTTCTAAAAGACTACTTATTAAAGTAATTTTTTCATGATCTTCTCGATAAGGTAATTCTTTTGTTTCTAATTGTCCGAGAGTTTCACCTTTCCAATCATGAGTAAGAATAGAACTAATTATTGTGGAATAAGTAACAATTTTTAAGGAACAATTCTCCTCAAAAATAAATCCTTTAAGATGTTTATTCACATTTAGTTTGTGAATAGCTGAAGCTAAAGATAAATTACTTTTAACTAGAGTTAAATTAGGCTCAATAACTTCAGAAATAGATATACTGTGATAAAAAGATTCTGTGTTAAAATAACTGCAAATACTTTTATCTGATATAATTCCATTTAAGTTACCTCGATTATTTACACATCCATAAATTATATATTTTTTCTTATAAATATTTTGAGTTATCGTAAATAAATTAGGTAATTCTTTTTCTTGATAACAAGGAAAAGTTTCACAAAATTTTTTAGCCCTTAAAGAATAAACATTAATATTAGAGGCAACTATTTTGAGAATGGTTTGTGGAGAAATAACTCCCAAAGGTACTAAATCATCAACAACTATCAAATACTCATAACCCATCGCCATTTTTTTTACTACATCTTCAAAAGAAGTATCCGGCAAAATGAGAATAGGATGATAGTCAATAATGGAGAGATTTAATTCCTCATGGAAAACCATAATTAAGTATTTAACAATTGAATAAAGGATAATTGTCAATAGTTTTATTATAACTCTCAATCCTAAAGGATTATTCAATTACGAAGTGGCTCACTTGCGATCGAAGGTTGTGAGATAAATTATACTAATAAAAAGTTCTTTTATGGGACGTAGCATTGACATGATGAAGTGGTACGATCACGATCGAGAGGTCTAAAAAAGGTAACAAATTATGACAGTAATTGAGAAACTAGACTTAAAAGATTTATACGAAATTGATGATTATTTATGGATACAAGAAACCGTAAAATTATTAAAAGAAAAAAAATTTAATGAACTAGATTTAGAAAATTTAATTGAGGAGTTAGATGATTTGCGGAGAGAAAAAAAACATAAAGTAGAAAGTCTTTTAGAGCAAATAATTAGACATTTATTATTATTGCAATATTGGGAGGAAGAAAGAGAAAGAAATTATCGTCATTGGCTCTCAGAAGTTATCAGTTTTAGAGGACAAATTAAGAGACGGATGACTAAAAATTTTTATAACTATTTAGATGAGAATATCTCACAAATTTATGAATACGCTAGAAAATATGTCAAAGCTAAATCAGGATTAGATATTTTTCCTGTAGATTGTCCATATACATTACAGCAATTATTAGATGAAGATTGGTTTCCTCAATTTTTAAAATAATTAATATATAGCGATAACTGTTGTGAATTTAATGGATTACCAATTTCAGAGCATTTTAATGAATAGTCAATCCTTCCTGAAATTTGTACGATAAAATATCAAAAATAATTTTATTATACATTTATGAGTCGAGAATTAACAACAAGATTTTTATCAGAAAATGAATATAAAAAATGGGCAAAATTTGTATTAGAATCCCCAACGGGAAGTATTTATAGTTTGCCTGAATATTTAGAAATTTTATGTCAAATAACAGGAGATAGTTTTAGGATTTTAGGTGTATTTCAAGGAATAGAATTAGTTGGTGGTATTGCTCTTTATGAAACCTGGTCTGCTTTTTCTTTAGTTGCGGTAGCTTCTCCTCGATCACTTTTATCTTTTCATAGTCCAGTTTTAAAACATTATTCGAGTAATTATCCTAGTAAAATAAGAGCTAGATATGTGGCTATTTTAGAGAGTTTAATTAACAAATTATTAGAATTACCCTATGTTTATTTAAACCTTAGTATTTCTCATTTAATTAATGATATGAGACCTTTTTTAAAAGTGGGATGGCAAGTTTATCCCCATTATACTTATATTATTAATCTTAAAGACACTAATAAAGTTTGGTTAAATATAGAGCAAAATTTACGGCGTTTAGTCGATCGAGCTGTAAAAAATGGTTTAAATTTTAGTGATGATGATGATTTTGATAGTTTTTATAAATTGCATTCAGAAACTTATCAAAGAAAAGGATTACAATTATATTTGTCAGAAAATCAGTATCGAAAATATTATGAACTTTTGCGGGAAAAAAATCTTTGCCGACTTCATCAAGTACGTTTAAATAACGGTCAATCGATCGGTGCATTTCTAATTTTAAACGATAATAAATCTCGCAGTTATACTATTTTTGCGGGGAGTGATCATAATTACTTAAATCTTGGTAGTGCCACTTTTTTGCGTTGGAAATCTTTTGAACATTTAGGAAAACTTGGATATGAAACTAATGATTTAATGGGATCTTCATTAAACAAAGTTGGTCATTTTAAAAATCAATTAGGAGGAGAATTAGTTACTAACTGGATAGTGATAAAACCGCCTCATTGGAGTTATCTTATTTATCGAAAATTTGTTGAATTTACAAAGTTAAAATGAACCATTTAATATGAACATTTAAAACTAATTTAACTCAACTATATTTGAGTTTAGAAAAAAATGAGTATAAAACAAAAAACTATTCAAGGGTTTTTTTGGTCAATCCTTCAAAATTGGGGTAGTCAAGCAGGTTCATTCATTGTCTTTTTAATTTTAGCTCGTTTATTAACTCCTGAAGATTTCGGTTTAGTGAGTCTGGCTAATGTGCTTTTAGCTTTGATGAATATTTTTCTTGAACAAGGGTTAAGTTCTGCATTAATTCAACGAGAAAAATTAGAGAGAGAACATTTAGATACCGTTTTTTGTACTCAAGTAATAATCGGAATCTTTTTAACTTTAATTAGTTTTTTTCTAGCCGATTCGATCGCAAATATTTTTAATCAACCGCAATTAATACCTATTATTAAATGTTTATCTTTTTTATTTATTATTAATTCTTTTGGTCATGTTTACCAAGCAATTTTAAAGCGAGAATTAAACTTTAAAATCATGGCAATTCGCTCATTAATTGCAATTTTTATTAGCGGAATTTTAGCTATCTTTATCGCTTTTTTAGGAGCAGGAGTTTGGAGTTTAGTTATTCAACAATTTGTTTTTGAATCTATCGTGGTTTTAGTAATGTCAAAAGCTGTTAATTGGCGACCTATGTTCAGATTTTCTTATAGACATTTTCAAGAATTATTTAGTTTTAGTTTTTATGTTTTATCATATCAATTTATGAATTTTGTTGAAAGAAAATTTGATAATTTACTCGTTGGTTATTTTTTAGGTGAAATTGCTTTAGGATATTATACGATCGCCCATCGTATTTTAGAAGTAATGAATCAATTATTAGTAGGGACATTAAATCAAGTTGCTTTACCTTTATTTGCTCGTTTACAAAATCATTCTCAAAGTTTTTTAGAGACTTTTTATCGCGCAACTCAATGGACTTGTTTAATAACTTTTCCTATATTTTCTGCCACTATTATTCTTAGTTCAGAATTAATAATAACTTTATTTGGAGAAAAGTGGCTTCATGTTATTCCGATTATGCAAATATTAAGTTTAGGAGGAATAATTTACACAATTACTTCCTTTCAAAAATCTGCTTTTTTAGCTTTAGGAAAACCAAATTTACAGTTGAAATTAGGACTAATTAATAGTATTTTAAATTTCGTTTTTTGTTTAACAGCCGTAAAATGGGGTGTGACAGCGATCGCTCTTGCTTATGTAACGAGTAATTATATTGTGTTTCCGATTGGACAACTAATGTTAAATAGACTAATTATTCTTTCTTGGAAAACTTATTTAAGTAAATTTTTAGCTCCTATAACTTGTACATTAATGATGATTTTAGGTTTATTATTAACCAAAATAATCTTAACTCCATATCTGAGTCCGTTACTTATTTTAATTAGTTGCTCAATAATTGGATTTTTAATTTATCTTGTAACTTTAAGAATATTTTTTACTGAATTATTTAAAGAAATATTAAATTTAATTAGCGGTACTTAAACATAAAAAGGAGAGAAAAAGAGTTATATAGTATTCCTAAATTATTTGTGAACAATCAATTATTAGAAAATCACCTCAGTTCGACATAAAATTTTTGATTAAGGTAGCATAGAGGAGATAGTAGATAGTAGGAATAATTGATTTAAACATTAGTCAAATTGATTTTAGATAATTATTTACCCTTATTTAATTCTTTTGTTAAGGTAAAATATCCTTAGAAGTTTATTAATAATAAGGTTTCTAACATCGAACTCAGGTAGAAAATAATATCAAAGATACTGATAATCTTGCTTTTTGCTTTTTTAATTACGTTTTTTTTAACAAGTTAGATAATATTGCTATATTTGTGAATCTATTTTTTTCTATAAAAATTCTTAAACAAAAGTATCATAAAAACCTCGATCGAAAGTAGTAGCCCCTTGTATTCCGATGATCTTACTTGCAAATTCTTGGGCGCGTTGGAGGGTAGTTGATATATCCCAACCTTTGACAATACCAAGAAGTAAAACACTACTAAAAGCATCTCCTGCACCTACAGTATCAACTACTGAAATAGTAGAAGGGGGACAAATTTGATGTCTAGTTGTATTGCGATTAAATGATATTACTCCAGCTTTTCCTAAAGTAACAGTTATTTGCTCTATGGGATTATGACAAAACAAAGATTCAACTTGATATATCGTATCTTTTTCTTGAGGTACAATAAAAGATAATTCTTCCTTATTTAATTTTAACCATAATGTTTGCGTTAGTAGAGATTCGATCGAGTTCAAGTTCCAAAAGGGCGATCGAAGGTTAACATCAAGAAAGATAGAAGGGGAAATATTTTTTTTAATACTTTCAAGGGTTGTTTTAGAAGTATTATTTCTTAAAGCTAAACTGCCATGATAAAGGATACTATTTTTATCGAGATAGGGAATATAAGATGAAT from Geminocystis sp. NIES-3709 encodes the following:
- a CDS encoding DUF29 domain-containing protein — translated: MTVIEKLDLKDLYEIDDYLWIQETVKLLKEKKFNELDLENLIEELDDLRREKKHKVESLLEQIIRHLLLLQYWEEERERNYRHWLSEVISFRGQIKRRMTKNFYNYLDENISQIYEYARKYVKAKSGLDIFPVDCPYTLQQLLDEDWFPQFLK
- a CDS encoding PAS domain S-box protein yields the protein MVFHEELNLSIIDYHPILILPDTSFEDVVKKMAMGYEYLIVVDDLVPLGVISPQTILKIVASNINVYSLRAKKFCETFPCYQEKELPNLFTITQNIYKKKYIIYGCVNNRGNLNGIISDKSICSYFNTESFYHSISISEVIEPNLTLVKSNLSLASAIHKLNVNKHLKGFIFEENCSLKIVTYSTIISSILTHDWKGETLGQLETKELPYREDHEKITLISSLLEQNPNLLINHYFPDSVINSCLINNYSSDYQDNDNNCYFKIYNRLSIITSNSLIKVLTPPWQQEYLRQQQRELNRIKTAFKVEKKQVEQEKLLSQLSQRIRKSLHLEEILKSTVNEVRHFLACDRVIVYQLYPDGDGVIIAESVIEGVASILGRVVQDHCFAKDFIKPYLNGRIQAVDNVFEANLSPCHLDLLLGIEIQANLVVPIIFHDGLWGLLAAQNCLQPRHWLEDELELLQKLASQVAIAIQQSEYAQKALQVAQYQTAIATLGNTALISNNLDTLINTTVKIVSETLKVEYCDLLQLQPNRASFVLKAGIGWAKEWIGLAQIGSSPRWMPGYTLKVLHPVITEDLLVETRFSPSPILHNSGIISGATVHIASQQGCFGVMGIYSQNPRKFSSEDINFLQTVANVLATAIDRTQSQRQLDYFFNLSLDMFCIAGVDGSFKQVNTSFLTTLGYNASEMVNKNILSFVHPDDVEITKQELEKLSNGFPSVNFENRWLTNDGQYRWLAWKSLPYDEGIIYAVARDITLAKQAESQLRSLNEELETRVKDRTEELEQTTTQLRTFVQTAGTILLVLNQEYRIVEWNEEAEKVFGWRRDSVLGEDYFLLFIPPHEREFFKEKLNLTLKKGQVYRNLENKILTADGNERTILWNVNRFTDNHGRGIGIIACGQDIEEVRLAQLRLKLSEQRFRSIFHQAAVGILQVSLPGKLVLVNDKFSQLVGYNRDNLVDMDFHSLIHSDDVSPTLTDLSSLLGGNNATFEREIRLRCANGKFLWINLTMSVVWVSVDPSYFIAVINDISDRKKAEESLQKSEGRLNSVLSSLQDVVWSMSLPDLNLRYINPACQILYGYSPVDILVNRGILLEMVVPEYRQLVEDTWQEIMEDYHLGVLQNEYGKNWELEYKIQLSTGDTRWIRERSHIVYDEYGRAISIDGISTDVTERHLAEEKLFKSLQEKEILLKEVHHRVKNNLYVISGLLNLQSSYIEDEKLKSLFEDSQNRIQSMAVIHELLYQSDDLSEINFAEYINRLVSNLFLSYNHYHTGIKPITHLQECYLNIETAIPAGLLINELVTNAFKHAFPQREGEVTINLTTKDKEPIKLEVIDNGIGLPSNLDWEKNNSLGLRLVRLLSQQLDAEITVNANNQGTCFIISFTP
- a CDS encoding ATP-binding protein → MKQLKILIVEDELIAAESLTLDLEKLGYQVCGVVNSGEKAIEKVNKSNPDLILMDIMLKGKMDGISTAQIIYSQHKVPIIYLSAYGDKETLVKAKSTPVYGYLVKPYKIVDVNTTITMAWAKYQEDLQREADLCAEKKINQIKTQALATASHDLRTPLTNILGYTELIRDYGDRIAPDKKERYFNFIKSAVVKMTDSLEDLLLISKAEEGKITLYPQTFNIVEYLSIMVDEYNNLTENHTIELYSNQENYQVYLDQKILNHIFNNLLSNAIKYSPDGGRITLNLFCEEKEFILEIEDKGIGMPKDYQAKLFTLFERGSNVGSIKGNGLGLSIVKKAVELHGGKIEVKSKENEGTKFTVKIPLSLQ
- a CDS encoding carbohydrate kinase, yielding MSNPQVIIFGEVLFDRFPDGKMVLGGAPFNVAWHLQGFGVSPLFISRVGNDSEGEKIKQSITDWGMDLSGIQTDKQYPTGVVNVEFKDNEPHYNIVENSAYDFIDSSYIPYLDKNSILYHGSLALRNNTSKTTLESIKKNISPSIFLDVNLRSPFWNLNSIESLLTQTLWLKLNKEELSFIVPQEKDTIYQVESLFCHNPIEQITVTLGKAGVISFNRNTTRHQICPPSTISVVDTVGAGDAFSSVLLLGIVKGWDISTTLQRAQEFASKIIGIQGATTFDRGFYDTFV
- a CDS encoding lipopolysaccharide biosynthesis protein, producing MSIKQKTIQGFFWSILQNWGSQAGSFIVFLILARLLTPEDFGLVSLANVLLALMNIFLEQGLSSALIQREKLEREHLDTVFCTQVIIGIFLTLISFFLADSIANIFNQPQLIPIIKCLSFLFIINSFGHVYQAILKRELNFKIMAIRSLIAIFISGILAIFIAFLGAGVWSLVIQQFVFESIVVLVMSKAVNWRPMFRFSYRHFQELFSFSFYVLSYQFMNFVERKFDNLLVGYFLGEIALGYYTIAHRILEVMNQLLVGTLNQVALPLFARLQNHSQSFLETFYRATQWTCLITFPIFSATIILSSELIITLFGEKWLHVIPIMQILSLGGIIYTITSFQKSAFLALGKPNLQLKLGLINSILNFVFCLTAVKWGVTAIALAYVTSNYIVFPIGQLMLNRLIILSWKTYLSKFLAPITCTLMMILGLLLTKIILTPYLSPLLILISCSIIGFLIYLVTLRIFFTELFKEILNLISGT
- a CDS encoding GNAT family N-acetyltransferase, which encodes MSRELTTRFLSENEYKKWAKFVLESPTGSIYSLPEYLEILCQITGDSFRILGVFQGIELVGGIALYETWSAFSLVAVASPRSLLSFHSPVLKHYSSNYPSKIRARYVAILESLINKLLELPYVYLNLSISHLINDMRPFLKVGWQVYPHYTYIINLKDTNKVWLNIEQNLRRLVDRAVKNGLNFSDDDDFDSFYKLHSETYQRKGLQLYLSENQYRKYYELLREKNLCRLHQVRLNNGQSIGAFLILNDNKSRSYTIFAGSDHNYLNLGSATFLRWKSFEHLGKLGYETNDLMGSSLNKVGHFKNQLGGELVTNWIVIKPPHWSYLIYRKFVEFTKLK